A segment of the Sphingopyxis sp. OAS728 genome:
GTCGGCCGCCGGGGGCTCGGTCTGGAACACGTCGAGCGCCGCGCCCGCGACATGGCCGCTTTCGAGTGCGTCCTTCAGCGCCGCCTCGTCGATCAGCCCGCCGCGCGCGCAGTTGATGATGCGCACGCCCTTCTTGGCCTTGGCGATATTCTCGGCCGACAGGATATTGCGCGTCTGGTCGGTGAGCGGCGTGTGCAGCGTGATGAAATCGGCCTTGGCGAGCAAGGTGTCGAGATCGGCCTTTTCGACGCCGAGTTCGATCGCGCGCTCGGGGGTCAGGAAGGGGTCGAAGGCAACGACCTTCATGCGCAGGCCCAGCGCACGCTCGGCGACGATGCTGCCGATGTTGCCGCAGCCGATCAGGCCGAGCGTCTTCGACGTGAGCTCGACGCCCATGAAGTCGTTCTTCGGCCATTTGCCCGCCTGCGTCCCGGCGTTCGCTTCGGGGATCTGGCGGGCGAGGGCGAACATCATCGCGATCGCATGTTCGGCGGTGGTGATGCTGTTGCCGAAGGGCGTGTTCATCACGATGACGCCCTTCTTCGACGCCTCGGGAATGTCGACATTGTCGACGCCGATCCCGGCGCGGCCGACGACCTTGAGGTTCGTCGCGGCGGCGAGCACGTCGGCGGTGACCTTGGTGGCCGAGCGGATCGCGAGGCCGTCATAGGCGCCGATCATCGCGATCAGCTCGTCCTTGGTCTTGCCGGTGATGACATCGACGTCGATGCCGCGTTCTTTGAAGATCGCGGCGGCTTTGGGGTCCATCTTGTCGCTGATGAGGACTTTGGGTGCGGTCATTTTATGTCTCCATA
Coding sequences within it:
- the serA gene encoding phosphoglycerate dehydrogenase, whose translation is MTAPKVLISDKMDPKAAAIFKERGIDVDVITGKTKDELIAMIGAYDGLAIRSATKVTADVLAAATNLKVVGRAGIGVDNVDIPEASKKGVIVMNTPFGNSITTAEHAIAMMFALARQIPEANAGTQAGKWPKNDFMGVELTSKTLGLIGCGNIGSIVAERALGLRMKVVAFDPFLTPERAIELGVEKADLDTLLAKADFITLHTPLTDQTRNILSAENIAKAKKGVRIINCARGGLIDEAALKDALESGHVAGAALDVFQTEPPAADHPLFGAPNFICTPHLGASTDEAQVNVAIQVAEQLSDYLLTGGITNALNVPSLSAEEAPKLRPYMSLAEKLGSLVGQLAHDNLTTISVEVEGAAAELNLKPITAAVLTGLMRRYSDSVNMVNAPHLARERGLDVREVRHDRDGDYHTLVRVTVATEQGDRSVAGTLFSNGDPRLVEMFGIKVEADLDGHMLYIVNEDAPGFIGRIGTALGEAGLNIGTFHLGRRAAGGEAVLLLSLDSPMPEPLLWQLCQLPGVKTVKGLKF